The following proteins are encoded in a genomic region of Oncorhynchus masou masou isolate Uvic2021 chromosome 19, UVic_Omas_1.1, whole genome shotgun sequence:
- the LOC135506212 gene encoding tumor necrosis factor alpha-induced protein 2-like isoform X1 — MPFGNTLNKLKMNYSAEQEYPDLSQHNNHMAKVLTPEMYANLRDKETPTGFTVDDVIQTGVDNPEEVGVLGPNLVAAMVNLSPAMQGSPKTVQGKFRHKLKIPKIPGFVRRQRSPNPIEESNPPQTDVVLDFMENLKENRLVEACQQLLLREDKLFGQETVMIEGLVQVCNEDDEDTLQKDYETLLLHLWMAVHTTFSPRPSGEHLEILRSAVETITLLEEKDQQWEGRPEGSSEAPVWRPHQCRHTHDNLLEKIVDTQMRNVAVEEDNISVSSVDNLSTSMKREVCRMGKRLKEDVLRVARDIRDCYPPDFDVCNLYVRLYHQKFSARLTELARSGLDVDDCNYLLCWVNNYYPNDILKHKDLEGHINMESLGTLLSEKDLTTLEEQYLLQKESRVRTWFSNALSKEEEGWLSGKSPELIDGYCFCPLAIDIIQAVDGAMREARTILGSKAKAQRILHQLDSFLISYKGSLEEFVKRTGENTQTVVKANLVSIEQFRDFIVGREESIPEEIRTSCMSTLADLRDCGYGYFTSPIHEELRVQYHRLWTQAWFTGGHMVLDEVLGTLDRHMQQFTDLKPICMEELLGRLHMEMMVEYVKRMMKRKMRLKDKEQQEAAAKLLAEDSSKLSTYFTEAGSKICWLSEVLPKMAEVVRLQDPGSIQLEIVTLARDFPDLSWRHISALLSLKANLSTADVHGIKESLVENRPTVTTCNTIPPFFSKVPAGKTWTMCRPACICYGGRGYSSQD; from the exons ATGCCTTTCGGTAACACCCTCAACAAGCTGAAGATGAACTACTCCGCGGAGCAGGAGTACCCCGACCTGAGCCAGCATAACAACCACATGGCCAAGGTGCTCACTCCAGAGATGTACGCCAACTTGCGGGACAAGGAAACTCCAACTGGATTTACAGTGGATGATGTCATTCAAACTGGGGTGGATAATCCAG aggaAGTGGGTGTGCTTGGACCCAACCTGGTGGCAGCAATGGTTAATCTATCGCCTGCAATGCAGGGCAGTCCCAAAACAGTACAGGGGAAGTTTAGGCATAAACTGAAAATACCAAAAATACCAGGCTTTGTGCGACGTCAACGGAGCCCCAATCCCATAGAGGAGAGCAATCCTCCTCAAACAG ATGTGGTTTTGGACTTTATGGAGAACCTGAAGGAAAATCGCTTGGTGGAGGCTTGCCAGCAGTTGCTCTTGCGAGAGGACAAGCTCTTTGGCCAAGAAACCGTGATGATAGAGGGGTTGGTTCAGGTTTGCAACGAGGACGATGAAGACACGCTCCAAAAAGACTATGAAACCCTGCTGCTCCACTTATGGATGGCAGTTCACACCACCTTTAGTCCCAGACCCTCAGGAGAACACCTAGAGATACTTCGGAGTGCGGTGGAAACCATAACGCTGCTGGAAGAGAAGGACCAGCAATGGGAAGGGCGGCCCGAGGGCAGCAGCGAGGCCCCCGTGTGGCGGCCACACCAGTGCCGGCACACCCACGACAACCTGCTTGAAAAAATTGTGGATACTCAAATGAGGAATGTGGCCGTGGAGGAGGACAATATTAGTGTTAGCAGTGTGGACAACCTGTCAACGTCCATGAAAAGGGAGGTATGTAGGATGGGCAAGCGTCTGAAGGAGGACGTTCTCAGGGTGGCCAGGGACATAAGGGACTGCTACCCCCCAGACTTTGACGTGTGCAACTTGTATGTGAGACTTTACCATCAGAAGTTCTCAGCAAGGTTAACAGAACTGGCCCGCTCTGGGCTCGATGTGGATGACTGTAACTACCTCCTCTGCTGGGTGAACAATTACTATCCAAA TGACATCTTAAAACACAAAGACCTTGAGGGGCACATCAACATGGagtctttgggaactcttttatCTGAGAAGGATCTCACAACATTGGAGGAGCAGTATCTACTACAAAAAGAG AGTAGAGTCAGGACCTGGTTCTCCAATGCTCTCAgtaaggaggaggagggttggctCAGTGGAAAGAGTCCAGAACTCATTGACGGATACTGCTTCTGTCCTCTGGCCATTGACATCATACAG GCTGTTGATGGGGCCATGAGAGAGGCCAGGACTATTCTGGGCAGTAAGGCTAAAGCCCAGAGAATCCTGCATCAGCTGGACAGCTTCTTGATAAG CTATAAGGGCTCTCTTGAAGAATTTGTGAAGAGAACAGGGGAGAACACTCAGACAGTCGTGAAAGCTAACCTGGTTAGCATCGAACAATTCAG AGACTTCATAGTGGGAAGAGAGGAGTCCATCCCAGAAGAGATCAGGACAAGCTGTATGTCCACATTGGCAGACCTGAGAGACTGTGGCTATGGATACTTCACCAGCCCCATACATGAGGAGCTCAGG GTGCAGTACCATAGGCTGTGGACACAGGCCTGGTTTACTGGGGGTCATATGGTACTGGATGAAGTTCTGGGaacactggacagacacatgcAGCAATTCACAGACCTCAAACCCATTTGTATGGAG gagctgCTGGGCCGGCTGCACATGGAAATGATGGTGGAGTATGTGAAGAGGATGATGAAGAGGAAGATGAGACTGAAGGACAAGGAGCAGCAGGAGGCAGCAGCCAAATTACTGGCTGAAGACAGCAGCAAACTGAGCACCTACTTTACTGAGGcg GGGTCCAAAATATGCTGGCTGAGTGAGGTCCTCCCTAAAATGGCGGAGGTGGTCAGACTGCAGGACCCAGGAAGCATCCAGCTGGAGATCGTCACCCTGGCTAGGGACTTCCCAGACCTTAG TTGGAGACATATTTCGGCTCTGCTTTCCCTCAAAGCCAACCTATCCACTGCTGATGTCCACGGCATCAAAGAGAGCCTGGTAGAGAACCGGCCCACGGTCACCACCTGCAATACCATCCCACCATTCTTCTCCAAGGTCCCAGCGGGCAAAACTTGGACCATGTGCAGACCGGCGTGCATCTGTTATGGGGGAAGGGGGTATTCAAGCCAGGATTAG
- the LOC135506212 gene encoding tumor necrosis factor alpha-induced protein 2-like isoform X2, protein MPFGNTLNKLKMNYSAEQEYPDLSQHNNHMAKVLTPEMYANLRDKETPTGFTVDDVIQTGVDNPEEVGVLGPNLVAAMVNLSPAMQGSPKTVQGKFRHKLKIPKIPGFVRRQRSPNPIEESNPPQTDVVLDFMENLKENRLVEACQQLLLREDKLFGQETVMIEGLVQVCNEDDEDTLQKDYETLLLHLWMAVHTTFSPRPSGEHLEILRSAVETITLLEEKDQQWEGRPEGSSEAPVWRPHQCRHTHDNLLEKIVDTQMRNVAVEEDNISVSSVDNLSTSMKREVCRMGKRLKEDVLRVARDIRDCYPPDFDVCNLYVRLYHQKFSARLTELARSGLDVDDCNYLLCWVNNYYPNDILKHKDLEGHINMESLGTLLSEKDLTTLEEQYLLQKESRVRTWFSNALSKEEEGWLSGKSPELIDGYCFCPLAIDIIQAVDGAMREARTILGSKAKAQRILHQLDSFLISYKGSLEEFVKRTGENTQTVVKANLVSIEQFRDFIVGREESIPEEIRTSCMSTLADLRDCGYGYFTSPIHEELRVQYHRLWTQAWFTGGHMVLDEVLGTLDRHMQQFTDLKPICMEELLGRLHMEMMVEYVKRMMKRKMRLKDKEQQEAAAKLLAEDSSKLSTYFTEAGSKICWLSEVLPKMAEVVRLQDPGSIQLEIVTLARDFPDLRLTRARFPESNGI, encoded by the exons ATGCCTTTCGGTAACACCCTCAACAAGCTGAAGATGAACTACTCCGCGGAGCAGGAGTACCCCGACCTGAGCCAGCATAACAACCACATGGCCAAGGTGCTCACTCCAGAGATGTACGCCAACTTGCGGGACAAGGAAACTCCAACTGGATTTACAGTGGATGATGTCATTCAAACTGGGGTGGATAATCCAG aggaAGTGGGTGTGCTTGGACCCAACCTGGTGGCAGCAATGGTTAATCTATCGCCTGCAATGCAGGGCAGTCCCAAAACAGTACAGGGGAAGTTTAGGCATAAACTGAAAATACCAAAAATACCAGGCTTTGTGCGACGTCAACGGAGCCCCAATCCCATAGAGGAGAGCAATCCTCCTCAAACAG ATGTGGTTTTGGACTTTATGGAGAACCTGAAGGAAAATCGCTTGGTGGAGGCTTGCCAGCAGTTGCTCTTGCGAGAGGACAAGCTCTTTGGCCAAGAAACCGTGATGATAGAGGGGTTGGTTCAGGTTTGCAACGAGGACGATGAAGACACGCTCCAAAAAGACTATGAAACCCTGCTGCTCCACTTATGGATGGCAGTTCACACCACCTTTAGTCCCAGACCCTCAGGAGAACACCTAGAGATACTTCGGAGTGCGGTGGAAACCATAACGCTGCTGGAAGAGAAGGACCAGCAATGGGAAGGGCGGCCCGAGGGCAGCAGCGAGGCCCCCGTGTGGCGGCCACACCAGTGCCGGCACACCCACGACAACCTGCTTGAAAAAATTGTGGATACTCAAATGAGGAATGTGGCCGTGGAGGAGGACAATATTAGTGTTAGCAGTGTGGACAACCTGTCAACGTCCATGAAAAGGGAGGTATGTAGGATGGGCAAGCGTCTGAAGGAGGACGTTCTCAGGGTGGCCAGGGACATAAGGGACTGCTACCCCCCAGACTTTGACGTGTGCAACTTGTATGTGAGACTTTACCATCAGAAGTTCTCAGCAAGGTTAACAGAACTGGCCCGCTCTGGGCTCGATGTGGATGACTGTAACTACCTCCTCTGCTGGGTGAACAATTACTATCCAAA TGACATCTTAAAACACAAAGACCTTGAGGGGCACATCAACATGGagtctttgggaactcttttatCTGAGAAGGATCTCACAACATTGGAGGAGCAGTATCTACTACAAAAAGAG AGTAGAGTCAGGACCTGGTTCTCCAATGCTCTCAgtaaggaggaggagggttggctCAGTGGAAAGAGTCCAGAACTCATTGACGGATACTGCTTCTGTCCTCTGGCCATTGACATCATACAG GCTGTTGATGGGGCCATGAGAGAGGCCAGGACTATTCTGGGCAGTAAGGCTAAAGCCCAGAGAATCCTGCATCAGCTGGACAGCTTCTTGATAAG CTATAAGGGCTCTCTTGAAGAATTTGTGAAGAGAACAGGGGAGAACACTCAGACAGTCGTGAAAGCTAACCTGGTTAGCATCGAACAATTCAG AGACTTCATAGTGGGAAGAGAGGAGTCCATCCCAGAAGAGATCAGGACAAGCTGTATGTCCACATTGGCAGACCTGAGAGACTGTGGCTATGGATACTTCACCAGCCCCATACATGAGGAGCTCAGG GTGCAGTACCATAGGCTGTGGACACAGGCCTGGTTTACTGGGGGTCATATGGTACTGGATGAAGTTCTGGGaacactggacagacacatgcAGCAATTCACAGACCTCAAACCCATTTGTATGGAG gagctgCTGGGCCGGCTGCACATGGAAATGATGGTGGAGTATGTGAAGAGGATGATGAAGAGGAAGATGAGACTGAAGGACAAGGAGCAGCAGGAGGCAGCAGCCAAATTACTGGCTGAAGACAGCAGCAAACTGAGCACCTACTTTACTGAGGcg GGGTCCAAAATATGCTGGCTGAGTGAGGTCCTCCCTAAAATGGCGGAGGTGGTCAGACTGCAGGACCCAGGAAGCATCCAGCTGGAGATCGTCACCCTGGCTAGGGACTTCCCAGACCTTAG ATTGACCAGGGCCCGGTTTCCTGAGAGCAATGGAATTTAG